A section of the Oncorhynchus gorbuscha isolate QuinsamMale2020 ecotype Even-year linkage group LG04, OgorEven_v1.0, whole genome shotgun sequence genome encodes:
- the LOC124034448 gene encoding CCN family member 1-like: MFSLVSLRRTVSTLFVLLSSAAVMVESDCPTQCSCGPSPPSCPAGISWVTDACGCCKVCARQFNQDCSPSQPCDHIKGLHCHLGAGGDPERGLCRAEAQGRPCEFNGRVYQHGEDFQPSCQHQCSCMDGVVGCMPLCPQQVPLPDWRCSQPRLARPWGRCCEEWVCDDKNNISEDPEEPPQAALPDPQPLPNHINNQLQAQALAQPHYQASTGVTFRELVSLPRSQVLLSARCLPQTTDWTECSTTCGMGISSRVTNNNAECRLVRETRLCQVRQCDLLLTPAIKRVKKCQRTVRPQEPIRINFAGCSTTRRHRPHTCGFCADGRCCTPSLTRTVRLRFQCPDGEGFTRNVMWIQSCSCKKSCHNHSSPSRPSVSLHNDIHNFRH; the protein is encoded by the exons ATGTTTTCTCTGGTTAGTTTGAGACGGACCGTCTCCACACTGTTcgttctcctctccagtgctgctGTCATG GTGGAGAGTGACTGTCCTACCCAGTGCTCCTGTGGCCCCTCGCCGCCATCGTGCCCAGCGGGCATTAGTTGGGTGACAGATGCCTGTGGCTGCTGTAAGGTGTGTGCCAGGCAGTTCAACCAGGACTGCAGCCCCAGCCAGCCCTGTGACCACATCAAGGGCCTGCACTGCCACCTGGGGGCtgggggagacccagagagaggccTGTGCCGAG cGGAGGCCCAGGGCCGGCCCTGTGAGTTCAACGGGCGTGTCTACCAGCATGGGGAGGACTTCCAGCCCAGCTGCCAGCACCAGTGCAGCTGCATGGACGGGGTGGTGGGCTGCATGCCACTCTGTCCCCAGCAGGTACCCTTGCCCGACTGGCGCTGCTCCCAGCCAAGGCTGGCACGGCCCTGGGGCCGCTGCTGTGAGGAGTGGGTCTGTGATGACAAAAATAACATCAGTGAGGACCCAGAGGAACCTCCACAGGCAGCCCTACCTGACCCACAACCCCTCCCAAACCACATCAACAACCAGCTCCAGGCCCAAGCCCTGGCCCAGCCACACTATCAGGCCAGCACTGGAGTCACCTTTAGAG AGTTGGTGTCCCTCCCCAGGTCCCAGGTGTTGCTAAGCGCCAGATGCCTCCCTCAGACCACTGATTGGACGGAATGTTCCACCACGTGCGGGATGGGCATCTCAAGCCGGGTGACCAATAACAACGCAGAGTGTCGGCTGGTCAGAGAGACACGACTCTGTCAGGTCCGCCAATGTGACCTGCTGCTTACCCCAGCAATCAAG AGGGTAAAGAAGTGCCAGCGTACAGTGCGGCCTCAGGAGCCAATCAGGATCAACTTTGCTGGCTGCTCCACAACACGCCGCCATCGACCTCACACCTGTGGCTTCTGTGCGGATGGGCGATGCTGCACCCCTTCACTGACCCGCACCGTCCGCCTGCGCTTCCAATGTCCCGACGGAGAGGGCTTCACACGCAACGTCATGTGGATCCAGAGCTGCAGCTGCAAGAAGAGCTGCCACAATCACAGTTCCCCTTCAAGGCCCTCTGTCAGCCTGCACAATGACATCCACAACTTCAGGCACTGA
- the LOC124033365 gene encoding uncharacterized protein LOC124033365, giving the protein MGSFASEVLDEAHCFWATCAHPCCWESEQRIAKGVPHYIKPITSDGGRAPVDVEEFPTLSVVNVSEWTEGQKTPKGKLLFKTRSKENFATDASLTLLSSQSQVQQREHNTSADLHVPGLNSVDQIPRNKQHKEVKLSTVQINQLASCSSASWGSGSLVMWVPNPQHIPQCQARNRPKSPYVPVKELICLPSLKTSKINRNPRIEVQESKNVRKRVPFQLTTLTSKPRSEHGLSSPVAQQTVHPTDLALAKPDTDTDPKREEEEAQTQAHTSPHPPPVPRIPSAFLLRNKPVVFHSVRERVLRRHTHQDLSTYKYKLDSKTGGGGIDWDSLRRQTYLWRKHNLPPREKPFPPEDMTVSQIGFGFYPIPKAMLHHDPRSPLSKGPAVWRCLECVDGMWCGHGGGPLASISKCLNSLVSNSSFKFCSRSNLSCQNPLHQLLDGDYLSDVDPGNKGTIAPQNSMMYLQDTASNYSDCQGEDNEFGLCPERDAEGGLGSLERPGRSS; this is encoded by the exons ATGGGCAGCTTTGCCAGTGAGGTTTTGGATGAGGCCCACTGTTTCTGGGCGACGTGCGCTCATCCTTGCTGCTGGGAGTCGGAGCAGCGCATTGCCAAAGGCGTCCCACACTACATAAAGCCAATAACATCAGATGGGGGCAGAGCCCCTGTAGATG TGGAAGAGTTTCCAACCCTTAGTGTGGTTAATGTATCGGAGTGGACTGAGGGCCAAAAGACCCCTAAAGGGAAGCTGCTTTTCAAGACGCGAAGCAAGGAGAATTTTGCCACAGATGCCTCTCTAACTCTTCTCTCCAGCCAGTCACAAGTCCAGCAGCGGGAGCATAACACAAG TGCAGACCTTCATGTTCCAGGGTTAAACTCTGTTGACCAGATTCCTCGTAATAAACAACACAAGGAAGTAAAG CTCAGCACAGTTCAGATCAATCAGTTGGCCAGCTGTTCCAGTGCATCATGGGGCTCTGGCTCCCTAGTGATGTGGGTACCCAATCCCCAACACATCCCGCAGTGCCAAGCCCGAAACAG GCCTAAATCTCCCTATGTACCTGTCAAGGAGCTCATTTGCCTTCCGTCTTTAAAAACCTCAAAAATT AACAGAAATCCAAGAATTGAAGTTCAAGAGTCCAAGAATGTGCGGAAGAGGGTGCCGTTCCAGCTGACAACATTGACGTCAAAGCCGAGAAGTGAGCATGGGTTGAGCTCCCCAGTGGCACAGCAAACTGTCCACCCAACAGACCTTGCCCTGGCCAAGCCTGACACAGACACTGACCctaagagggaggaggaggaggcccaGACCCAGGCTCATACCAGCCCACACCCTCCCCCCGTACCCAGGATCCCCAGTGCTTTCCTCCTCAGGAACAAACCTGTGGTGTTCcacagtgtcagggagagggtaCTGAGAAGACACACCCACCAGGACCTCTCAACATACAAGTACAAACTGGACAGCAAG ACTGGTGGGGGTGGCATTGACTGGGATAGTCTGAGAAGACAGACCTATCTGTGGAGGAAGCACAACCTTCCACCCAGAGAGAAGCCATTTCCCCCAGAGGACATGACTGTCAGCCAGATAGGCTTTGGTTTCTACCCCATCCCAAAGGCCATGCTCCATCACGACCCAAGGAGCCCTCTGTCCAAAG GTCCAGCTGTGTGGCGCTGCCTGGAATGTGTAGATGGGATGTGGTGTGGCCATGGTGGTGGTCCACTGGCCTCCATATCCAAGTGCCTTAACTCATTGGTGTCAAACAGTTCCTTCAAGTTCTGTAGCAGATCCAACCTCAGCTGTCAAAACCCCTTGCACCAA CTCCTAGATGGAGATTACCTAAGTGATGTGGATCCAGGCAACAAGGGCACCATCGCTCCTCAGAACTCCATGATGTACCTTCAGGACACAGCTTCAAACTACAGTG ACTGTCAAGGAGAGGATAATGAATTTGGCTTATGTCCagagagagatgctgaaggaggtcTAGGATCCCTAGAGAGGCCAGGTAGGAGCTCTTAG
- the LOC124034449 gene encoding FK506-binding protein 15-like isoform X4 encodes MSSALRDNDYLWREIQGAKLASLFGLDQAPSQGNESFQYTAPKQPRKTLNPGPPAQKPTGPPGAPAVLLATAIHAFKYLNGQYQKQGKLGAAVLGNHTTKEYKLLLYASQQKQVTAATIHVGFVFTVQPSNYCTFYDDQRQNWSLMFDTDKAAVDFCKEVCLAKVNSAPSLDMVVVQDLTLGEGQGVENGDSLEVAYTGWLLQNHAIGQVFDSNLNKDKLLRLKLGAGKVMKGWEEGMLGMRKSGRRLVVIPPSLGDSSQGVANCVPADCTLIFEAELRRLKLAKDSVSDRASAGSRDSAAPSPAPSMENLGPDLPAGPAQPPSTTSPGRPGEPLLRAKSNSISEQLTNPDATKAKLISRMAKMGQPMLPFMAGPSSQPDSSDSEMEDPSVSRLKERPAAPSPVQISPASQAPVQVLSYPHGAPPSALMPVAMTTAAPQPVMPGSAHAFQPYAYPQSSMAPSQLQQMGQIYPTQTVPYMGGTGEVTSFLMTEARQHNTEIRLAVGKVADKVDQLASKVDDLQRQGGHSLAMPSVNMETSMIMHNIQRIIQENESLKKDVYEKSSRVEEQNHKIGELINQNQRYMEQSNLLMEQRNDSLKSSSEHNQVRVLQAEQDKHARPQDLCLGQVRLTEELAKCTARVSQLQQEATSHQQRAAELQSKLTSALQDSDTHCTRISSLETQLEELKETSERGQAQYRTEKQKRKEMELRVNNMEEELQDLKIDKESLERTLSDRKRKWQAERQRCDEEMEELRRSSQQDMDSLKTQLRKARTSTGQAASEQLAQLQAELEEEWKGKCEQALASAKEQQGRQMAELVEQRDTLEQRLTQLQEKFSALKQSRDSEEQGLLQQQVQDEKLQVLQEKYSGLEEQSSAMKQKLEGRVAELERRLAEQMGQEDTAGEVKRVMNGVFHSLRGEFDLHETYTGSAVLSIIVNTIKSVTLQLLNVTERPSSQRSEKEEEEVVEVSDVKLREERPPQDVHVNGEEEEEQRVESEQPSEAVGQREGDPRDVQERARLEAEPETEKPTKVELASDIHTEPEQQSHSTQPRPTSPEPLRENTTEASEPTDINPEENLPSEMGQECQLEGDVITPEVKKVSVTIDGPMGELEITSPKATGPPTQPPPPPSPLHDSPGKVSLTEGVGEENGKDTFFQSTAPTKPPPPPTEEEDDDELSLKGRPPPAPLFGDEEDEDLDWLG; translated from the exons TACAAACTCTTGCTGTACGCCAGTCAACAGAAACAAGTGACTGCGGCCACGATTCATGTTGGGTTTGTCTTCACG GTTCAGCCCAGCAACTACTGCACTTTTTATGACGACCAGCGTCAGAACTGGTCCCTGATGTTTGACACAGACAAAGCTGCCGTGGACTTTTGTAAAGAG GTGTGTTTGGCAAAAGTGAACAGCGCCCCCTCCTTAGATATGGTGGTGGTGCAGGACCTGACACTAGGGGAGGGGCAGGGTGTTGAGAATGGAGACTCCCTGGAGGTGGCATACACAGGCTGGCTCCTGCAAAACCATGCCATCGGACAG GTTTTTGACTCTAACCTGAACAAAGACAAGCTACTACGACTGAAACTTGGCGCTGGAAAAGTGATGAAG GGCTGGGAGGAGGGCATGCTGGGTATGAGGAAGTCAGGCCGGCGTCTCGTGGTGATACCCCCCAGTCTGGGAGACAGCTCCCAAGGAGTGGCCAACTGCGTTCCAGCAGACTGCACACTTATCTTTGAGGCAGAGCTACGACGG TTGAAGTTGGCAAAGGACAGTGTGTCTGACCGTGCCAGTGCTGGGTCTCGGGATTCTGCTGCCCCCTCACCTGCCCCCAGTATGGAGAACTTGGGCCCGGACCTCCCAGCAGGGCCCGCCCAGCCCCCTTCTACTACAAGCCCCGGGAGACCAGG GGAACCACTACTTCGGGCAAAGTCGAATTCCATCAGTGAACAGTTGACA AATCCAGATGCCACCAAAGCCAAGCTGATCTCTCGCATGGCCAAGATGGGCCAGCCCATGTTGCCCTTCATGGCAGGACCCTCCTCTCAGCCAGACTCCAGTGACTCTGAGATGGAG GACCCCAGTGTGTCCAGACTGAAGGAGCGTCCTGCTGCTCCCTCTCCTGTGCAGATCTCCCCTGCCTCCCAAGCTCCAGTGCAAG TGCTTTCCTACCCTCATGGGGCACCACCCTCTGCCTTGATGCCTGTCGCTATGACAACTGCTGCTCCGCAGCCTGTGATGCCTGGCTCCGCCCATGCCTTTCAG CCTTATGCCTACCCACAGTCCTCTATGGCTCCCTCTCAACTTCAACAAATGGGCCAGATTTACCCCACCCAGACAGTGCCATACATGGGAGGCACTGGAGAGGTCACTTCCTTCCTCATGACTGAAGCTCGGCAGCATAACACTGAGATCCGATTGGCTGTCGGCAAAGTGGCCGATAAAGTGGACCAGTTGGCGTCAAAG GTTGATGACCTTCAGAGGCAAGGAGGCCACTCATTGGCTATGCCCAGTGTTAATATGGAAACATCCATGATTATGCACAACATCCAAAGAATCATTCAG GAAAATGAATCTTTAAAGAAGGATGTCTATGAGAAGAGCTCACGTGTAGAGGAGCAGAACCACAAGATTGGGGAGCTCATCAACCAGAACCAGAG ATACATGGAGCAGAGTAACCTGCTGATGGAGCAGAGGAATGATTCCCTGAAGTCCTCCAGTGAACACAACCAGGTCCGGGTGCTGCAGGCTGAGCAGGATAAG cATGCACGGCCTCAGGACCTGTGCTTGGGCCAG GTGCGTCTGACAGAGGAGCTGGCTAAGTGTACAGCGCGGGTGTCCCAGCTGCAGCAGGAGGCCACGTCTCACCAGCAGAGGGCTGCAGAGCTGCAGAGCAAACTGACCTCTGCCCTGCAGGACAGTGACACGCACTGCACACGCATCTCCTCCTTAGAAACCCAACTGGAAG AGCTAAAGGAGACGTCAGAGCGAGGCCAGGCCCAGTACCGTACAGAGAAGCAGAAACGCAAGGAGATGGAGCTCAGAGTAAacaacatggaggaggagttgCAGGACCTGAAGATTGACAAAGAAAGTCTGGAACGA ACgctgtcagacaggaagaggaagtggcAGGCGGAGAGGCAGCGGTGtgatgaggagatggaggagcTGAGGAGGAGCAGCCAGCAGGACATGGACAGTCTAAAGACACAGCTCCGCAAGGCCAGGACCAGCACTGGCCAGGCGGCCTCAGAACAG CTAGCCCAGCTGCAAGCGGAGCTGGAGGAGGAGTGGAAGGGGAAGTGTGAGCAGGCGTTGGCCTCAGCCAAGGAGCAGCAGGGGCGTCAGATGGCCGAACTGGTAGAGCAAAGGGACACACTGGAGCAGAGACTGACCCAGCTACAGGAAAAG TTCTCAGCTCTGAAGCAGTCCAGGGACTCAGAGGAGCAGGGCCTGCTACAGCAGCAGGTACAGGACGAGAAGCTGCAGGTCCTACAAGAAAAG TATTCAGGCCTGGAGGAGCAGTCATCCGCTATGAAACAGAAGCTTGAGGGGCGAGTGGCTGAGCTGGAAAGGAGGCTGGCAGAGCAAATGGGCCAAGAGGACACTgcaggggag GTGAAGCGTGTGATGAACGGAGTGTTCCACTCTCTGAGAGGGGAGTTTGACCTACATGAGACCTACACAGGCAGCGCTGTGCTCAGTATAATCGTCAACACCATAAAG AGTGTTACGTTGCAACTGCTCAACGTTACTGAGAGACCTTCGTCCCAACGGAGTgaaaaggaagaggaagaggtggtGGAGGTCAGTGATGTGAAGCTTCGAGAGGAGAGACCACCACAGGATGTCCATGtgaatggagaggaagaggaggagcagagggtaGAGTCAGAGCAGCCTAGTGAGGCCgttgggcagagggagggagaccccAGAGATGTGCAGGAGAGGGCTCGTCTGGAGGCAGAACCAGAGACCGAGAAGCCGACTAAGGTGGAGCTAGCGTCAGACATCCATACAGAACCAGAGCAGCAATCACACTCAACCCAGCCACGACCAACATCTCCCGAGCCactgagagagaacaccaccgAGGCTTCGGAACCCACTGACATAAACCCTGAGGAGAATCTGCCCTCTGAGATGGGACAGGAATGTCAGTTAGAAGGTGATGTAATTACCCCAGAGGTGAAGAAAGTGAGTGTGACTATTGACGGTCCCATGGGTGAACTGGAAATAACTAGCCCCAAAGCCACAGGTCCTCCAACCCAGCCCCCACCTCCACCAAGCCCTCTGCATGACAGTCCTGGGAAAGTAAG TCTGACTGAGGGAGTAGGAGAGGAAAATGGAAAGGATACATTTTTCCAGAGCACAGCCCCAACcaaacccccaccaccacccactgaggaggaggatgatgatgagctG AGCTTGAAGGGGCGACCTCCCCCAGCCCCTCTGTTTGGCGATGAAGAGGATGAAGATCTTGACTGGCTGGGCTGA